The DNA window TCCTAATTCTGCATTAGTCAATTCCCCTGCGGCAACATAAACGGTAGCCGAATCCGTTCCAAGGGGCTCTGCGCCCTCTTCCGCGTAAAACCACTCCGCACGGTTTTCAAGCTTCGTGCTGCTGGCATCCTTCCCTTCAAACGCTTCACTTTTTTTAATCGCGGCCTTCAGCGTTAATGTGGCCTCCTGATTGGCGGGAATTGCAAAATTGCCCCACGAGTAAAGCTGTCCCTTCTTCTTGTCGACTGTTAATTGATTTATCTTTATTGCATCTGCTCCAATGACTGCTTTCACAGCCTCGACAGAGTCAAAATCGATTCCGTCAGGCACATAATCCGTTATTTTAAATTCTTTGGCCGTATATCCCTGATTCTTTACCTTAATCTGATAATATACAGTCCCTTCCGGGTTAAATACTGCCTGCTCCCCTTCTGCCTTTTTTGTGCATTCCTCATCCACAAAAGCCGTCTTGATGATGGGATAGGCTGGTGTTGCACTTACGTGAGCTTCTGCTGTACTGTGGTGATGAAGGCTCTTCTTATCCGTCTCAGAGGCCTGGTCATACGTAACCGCATAGGTGTCCAGCTCCACATCATTCTTAATAGACGGTGTTTCACTGTCTCCTGTCACCTGAATGATTCCACCAAGTCTAAACAGTTTATAAAAATTAAGTTTTACACTCAGCGGTTTGTTATGATTCAGCTGGAGTTCCTGTTCCGGCGTCGGATTCTCGTACTCGAGCGTAAAGGTAACACTCTTTCTGTCGTCCGACATTTCAGCCGTAAAGTTTGCAGGTTCAGGCCCTTCAAAACCAAATTCCATAAAATACCTTGTATCTCCCCCCTTAGTCAGGTTAATACGGTACGTAGTTCCTTCCTTCTTTGTTTCCAGGACTCGATCCTCTGCTATTTTCATGCCCGTGAAAGTGACCGTATCTTTTAAAACTATCTTTCCCGTATTTAATACCCCAAGTGTCGTATCCGCGCCATGATCCGGTCCGGCCGTAACCGTATATTCAATCTTATTATCTCCCGTTACAGTCCAAAGATTGCCCAGCGTCTTCTTTCCATTCACCTGAGTCCCCTGAAGCGTGCTTTGAACGATCTCTTTCGTCACAGGTCTCCATGCGAAGGCAGCTGTGTTTTCAATGACTGCCGGCTCACTGCACTTAATCCCCTCTTTTACCTCTTCACTACTGGGCTTTGAATTCCCCGGCGTCTCTGTCAGAGAATCCAGATAGGACTGAATCAGCGCATCCTCATTTACTACCTCCGGCTTAGCGGTTATCGTCACGCCATCGGGTGTAATCCCGCTTTTAAAAACAAACTGAAGCGCCATGCTGGCCGTATCCCCGTTTGCCTTGCTGAATGCCGCATATCTGGTCTCAGGACAATAGTAGATTACAGACTGTACGGAAGGTATCTTATACCATTTCTGACCTGCCTCATATCTTCCGGCCTCCTTAAGCACCGCCTGTATTTTCTCCCACCCCGAATCAGAAGCCGATACTTCTTGAACGCCTGAGCCGGTCTCCGGCCCAAGCAGATATTGATTAAGCTTAGAATTGTCATCGTCATTAATACCATCCACTGTGAATTCAATTCCAAGAATTGCTTCCTCATTCTGAGCTGCATTACTGTATGCAGCCACCACATCAAATACATTATATTCCCCTGTCTTTACCGGATTATTTCTCGCCACAACCTGGAAGTTCACGATTTCTCCGACGGTTCCGTTATAAACCGGCGCTCCGCTGCTGACGCTTCCCAGAGCCAGCCCTCCTGCGGATGTCCTGATGGACGGAGCTGAGGGAAGAGAATCTGCCTTTCTGAAATCAAGCGAGAGAGCCGTTGGACGCTCTGCCTTCGAAATCAGGAGTCCTTCTAACTCATCTCCCTCCATAACTTCCCGATATACCTCGATAAAGCCGCCGGCGCTTTTGTCAGAACCGTCTTCCTTTACCTCGGATTCGGTGGCCTCGGAACCGCTGGCCGCCGTATAGGCAAAGGCGGTAACCGCCTGCTCATCGGCCTCAGAATCTGTCGCCATGGAAGGCTCATCAGCTTCAGAACCCGTTGCCCTTGGAGACTCGTCGGCTTCCGAGCCTGTCGCCTCCGACTCCGAAGCTTTCTCTCCGTCTTCCTCGGAATCATCATCCCAACGGTAACCAATCGCCGTGAGAGACCGGATAACCATCCCATTCTCATCGGTGATTTGCAGATTAAAATTGATATCTCCTGACCGTTTACCGTTCAGGCCAACCAGCACTATTTCATTGACAGGCGCCTCCGGGTTTTCCGGGTCGTCCGACATTGCAGCCACTATATAGGAATAATCGGAAGATGTCTTCTTTGTCACAACCGTCATGCGCAGAAGCGTACTTTCCAGCAGTTCTCTGGCTGCTTCCTGCTTTTCCTTCAACTGGTACGGAATTTTCAGATTGATATCATCCCATTCTTCTACCGGCTCCTTATTGGCGAGTGCTTTTCTTATCTGCTTCTCCGTTATGCTGATATTCACCTCTTCCGGCCTGCCATCCCCTGCGTAAGTTCCTATCGGCAGCAAACCGCCTATGACTATCTGCATTACCATGCAGATTCCAAGACAGGCTGCCATCATTCTTCTAATTTTCCCGTCTTTTTTTATTCTCCACATACCCGCCATATCCTTTCCGATTAATATATCTATCTTCATCCATCCTATTTTTTCTCTTCATCCAAAGCGGAATCGATCAGTTTCAAAAGTTCCAGCGCACTCCTGAAGCTGCAGGTCTGTTTCTTTTCGGCCCATGTCACCTGGCCCTGCCAGGTAGCGTTCTGTCTGTATTTGATATGAACCACGAAGGTTCCTTCTTTGCCTTCTTTATTTAAAATCTCTTCTCCCGCCACGGTCATTGCCTCCTCTTTCTCCCTGCCGTCGAACCGCTCCGGTCCTTTGTCACACTCTCTGCCTGCCGCATCACCTGCTTTGGGCGGCTTTGTCTTAAATTTCCTTGCCATCACCTCGGGTTGGGGATATCCCACCCGGTCACACCACATTTCCATCTCAAAGAGGGCCCGGCCGCTGTTATTAAAGGGAACCGGTTGTTTCTGTCCCCTATGGTACAGCCTGCCGCTTATATCCGAATGATTCCGGCCGTCCACACAGATACTCATCAGGTTTGGCGCCGATAAATTAATTTCACCGATACTCAACTGGTTCTCACTTCCCCGTCGTCTTTTATTCTATAACGCTCTCGTTCCCGGAGCATTTTCCCGTTATTCTTGTTTTATCATAACAAAAGAGCTGCCTCGCGAATTACCTCGCCAAAAGCAGCTCTTAAACTTTTTTTCATTTTTACCGATTTATGTATTTTTTTACTGTTTGTTCAATCAAAAACCAGTCCAGGATGATGTATTTTCCTCATCCGACAGCTCCGGATTCAGCATCTTGATCAGGGACTCCACGGAATAGCTGAGTTCTCCTCTGGCTCCCTCCGTATTCTTCCACCGGGTAATGCATCTGGTAAATGCCTTGTTGCAGTTCTCCTTCTCCGTTCCGACCAGGATAATCATATACTGGCTTTTGCTGTATGTTGTAAACAAATCTCCTCTTCTGAAGGTTGACCTGATTACCTCTTTCAACAACTCCATCTGAGTCTCCAGTCTCGCCGGATCCGTTATCTCTTTTCCCATCTTATCAGTCAGGTTTATGAGCATCAGAAAGACCGATCGTCCCGTTCTCTCAGCCACTCTTGACATAAGCTGGCAGGAATCCAGAAAGCTGGGGTACAGACAGTAAAGCGCTCCCCTGTTCTGCTGTTCCTGGAAATTCTGTTTCAGGTCTTCAAAATTACCGACCGGATTCTTAATCTGCTGCTCAATCTGGCGCAGTCGGCTCACCATCTCGGGTCCCGGCGGCACTCCTATCTCCTCGCAGTAGAGACTGGCCGTATTCTGATAGACATCGTACGCTTCTTTGTATTCTTTCATTAACATCAGGCAGTCAATCTCCTGAATCTGCCATTTGTCAAAGGGATAGATCTTTCCCGCCTTCCGGTAAAGCTTCAGCTCCTCCTGATACTCTCCCGCCTCTCTCAGGATCGCCCCCAGCTCTTTCACTATCTGTTCATACAGGTTCTTAAGCTTCAGATTCTCTTCTATTACCCATAACTCCGTCGAAAATTCCGGGAGCAGTTCCCCTGCATAAAGGCGTTCTGCTCTTTCAAGAGTTCTGATGCGTTCTTCCCCCTCTTTATTCTCCGCGGCCGCCGCATACTTTACAAACAGCACCACATCCGTCTCCACGGGGAAACTGCTGTTCCAGCGGCATATGCCGTTATCCAGAATGATATAATCCTCCACCGGCAGACCTGCCGTAATCAGCTGCTTTTTCAGCCTGTATATGACGTTGTTCAGATTCTTATTCGGGTTGACGCCCTCATCCCAGCCGTAAAGCGTGTCAATCAGCTCTTTCTTGGAAATCCCGCGGCCGGCATTCAAAAGCAGAAGCTGCAGAAGCTGAACAAACTTTGTATTACTGCTTCTCGAAAACGCTATTTTCCTGCCCGCATATGTCATCGAAAAACCGCCGAACATATTCACAAACAGGACCTCCTGCGGCCTTGAACCGAAAATTTCTTCTACCATTCAGCTTCTCCTTTCCCGCATAAAATCCTGCGACTTTCTTATCATACCTATATTGATTATAATACATTTCCCAGCTATTTCCAGCACTATTTTAGTAAGAAACTGTAGGTTTGTTTTAGTTGTGATGCGGTAACGACGCCGAAATGATGACGTTCCTGTTCTCCACTCAATAATGCCGCCAGCCAGAGTCTCGTAACTCCGTCCGGCGGCATCCAAAAATTTCCTGTTTTTCCTGCCACATGCAGTGCACACTACTGCTGTCCTGCGTATTTCTCTACAACTGCCTTCATCTCATCCCACTTTTTCTCCATGTCCGCCACAAGGGCAAACTGGGTATGGCAGCGGTCCAGGTTATGGTTCTCCCTGGTAATCTTAAAATAGACGTCTCCCTGGAGATAGTCCGTAAGGAATCTCACTCCGCACTCGTAGGTCATGAGCTTCGCTCCCATGGGGAGCATCTGCACTTCTTCCTTTGTCAGGCTTCCCTTACAGCCCTCCAGATATCCCTTTGTGTAGATATCAAACAGGGGAAGTGACAGTCCTGCCAATGAGTAATCGGGCTCATCCTCCGCCGCCGTGTTGGCGCCGAACCGGATGGAGTCTCCAAAATCAAAGATGGATAATCCCGGCATGATGGTGTCCAGATCAATGATGCACAGGGCCTCGCCCGTCCCATCATCTATCATGATATTGTTAAGCTTTGTGTCGTTATGGGTAACGCGCAGCGGAAGTTTTCCCGCCTTCTGCATCTCCATCGCAGCTCCTGCCTCATCCACACGGTCCAGTACAAACTGAATCTCTTCCCGGACCGAAGCCGCACGGCCGCACACATCATCCTCCACAGCCTTCCTGAATGTCTGAAGCCTGGCAGGGGTATTGTGGAAATTTGGGATCGTCTCGGACAGCTCATCCGCCGGATACAATGACAGCTGACGCTGGAACCGGCCGAATGCCTTGGCGCTCTGGTAGAAATCTTCCGGTTTCTCCACCTTGTCGTAACAGGTGGCGTTGGCGATGAAAAGATAGGATCGCCAGTATTCGCCGTCGCTGTCCACATAATAATCTTTTCCGTCTTTCACCGGTACCAGGTTCAGGGTCTCCCTCAGGGGATCCCCTCCCTCTTTCTCAATTTCTTTCCTTAGAAAGCCGGTAACACCCGTGATATTCTTCATCAGGGAGATGGGATCCTTAAACACTTCCCGGTTCATTCTCTGCAGAATATAAGCGTGTTCGCCGTCCTCCCCCTGTGTTTTAACATAAAAAGTGTCGTTGATATGGCCATGGCCGTAACGGTAATATTCCGTCACCGCGCCTTCATAGCACATATTTGCCATGGCCTCCTCTGTCTTCAGTGCCTTATCGCAGCTCATCCCTATCTGTCCTCCCAGAGTTTTTCAGGGTAGATCCCCTGATCTTTCATGCCCTGGATGGCATCCATCACCATCTGTTTATCTTCTTTGTAGGTGACGCCATACCAACGGTCAACACTCTTTAATACGGTCACCTCCGCTTTTCCCTCTTTCAGGAGTTCATCCACAACAAACGGAAGGAAATACTCACATTTAATCGGGTTCTCCGGAAGATTCTTCTCCAGGAAAGGCACAAAACGGTCTTCCAGCTCGGCCAGAATACTCTTTGTAAATCCCCACATGTTCATCGAAGCGATGGTTCCGGCCGGAAGGAATTCCCAGGTCTTTCCGTCGTCCTCCGTATATTCCGCCCTGCCGCCGTGATTCTCAATCCTGGTTCTCTCATGGATATCTACCAGTTTCCCGGCTGCGTCGGTGCTGCAGATGCCTCTGGCCACATACCCGTTCTCCGTCAGTGTATTGTGAAGCTCATAGCCGACCATCGTGTACTGGTACTTCCCGGCATCACTGTTTTCGGCCAGCTGGGCGTAAATCTGCCTGAATGCGGATTTACCGTAGAAATCATCGGCATTGATCACGGCAAACGGTCCGTCAATCACGTCCTTGCAGCAGAGAATCGCATGGCCCGTTCCCCAGGGTTTTACACGGCCTTCCGGTACCTCAAACCCTTCAGGAAGCTTATCGGTCTCCTGATAAACGTACTCAACCTTCAAATGTTTCTCCATCCGGTTTCCGATATGCTCTTTAAAATCAGCCTCAATTGCTTTCTTTATAATGAAGACAACTTTTTCAAATCCCGCTTCGATTGCATCGAAGATGGAAAAGTCAATAATCAAATCTCCGTCTTTATCTACCGGGTCAATCTGTTTCAGACCGCCGTATCTGCTGCCCATGCCGGCTGCCATAATTACTAAAACCGGTTTTTTGTCCATACTGTCTATACTTCCTTTCACTTGGATTCATACTATATTTAACCTTTGACACCGCCGCCTGTTACACCGGCAATAATCTTCTCCGACAGGAAGATGTACAGGATAAACGTCGGCAGGAACACAATGATAACCGCCGCAAACATGCCGGCCCAGTCGCCTGTGTACTTCATGGAGTTAATCATGGAGTAAAGACCTACGGCGACGGGACGTATCCTGTCTGAGTTTCCGAAAATAAGGGAAATGAAATACTCATTCCATACATTGATAAAGTTGAAAATAGTAACCGTTATGATACCCGGCTGTGCCATCGGCAGCATAATCAGCCAGAATGTCTTGGTCGGAGAACAGCCGTCGATCGCCGCAGCCTCCTCGAACGCCCTCGATATATTGGCAAAGAA is part of the [Clostridium] symbiosum genome and encodes:
- a CDS encoding aminoglycoside phosphotransferase family protein codes for the protein MANMCYEGAVTEYYRYGHGHINDTFYVKTQGEDGEHAYILQRMNREVFKDPISLMKNITGVTGFLRKEIEKEGGDPLRETLNLVPVKDGKDYYVDSDGEYWRSYLFIANATCYDKVEKPEDFYQSAKAFGRFQRQLSLYPADELSETIPNFHNTPARLQTFRKAVEDDVCGRAASVREEIQFVLDRVDEAGAAMEMQKAGKLPLRVTHNDTKLNNIMIDDGTGEALCIIDLDTIMPGLSIFDFGDSIRFGANTAAEDEPDYSLAGLSLPLFDIYTKGYLEGCKGSLTKEEVQMLPMGAKLMTYECGVRFLTDYLQGDVYFKITRENHNLDRCHTQFALVADMEKKWDEMKAVVEKYAGQQ
- a CDS encoding BTAD domain-containing putative transcriptional regulator, with amino-acid sequence MVEEIFGSRPQEVLFVNMFGGFSMTYAGRKIAFSRSSNTKFVQLLQLLLLNAGRGISKKELIDTLYGWDEGVNPNKNLNNVIYRLKKQLITAGLPVEDYIILDNGICRWNSSFPVETDVVLFVKYAAAAENKEGEERIRTLERAERLYAGELLPEFSTELWVIEENLKLKNLYEQIVKELGAILREAGEYQEELKLYRKAGKIYPFDKWQIQEIDCLMLMKEYKEAYDVYQNTASLYCEEIGVPPGPEMVSRLRQIEQQIKNPVGNFEDLKQNFQEQQNRGALYCLYPSFLDSCQLMSRVAERTGRSVFLMLINLTDKMGKEITDPARLETQMELLKEVIRSTFRRGDLFTTYSKSQYMIILVGTEKENCNKAFTRCITRWKNTEGARGELSYSVESLIKMLNPELSDEENTSSWTGF
- a CDS encoding sugar phosphate nucleotidyltransferase gives rise to the protein MDKKPVLVIMAAGMGSRYGGLKQIDPVDKDGDLIIDFSIFDAIEAGFEKVVFIIKKAIEADFKEHIGNRMEKHLKVEYVYQETDKLPEGFEVPEGRVKPWGTGHAILCCKDVIDGPFAVINADDFYGKSAFRQIYAQLAENSDAGKYQYTMVGYELHNTLTENGYVARGICSTDAAGKLVDIHERTRIENHGGRAEYTEDDGKTWEFLPAGTIASMNMWGFTKSILAELEDRFVPFLEKNLPENPIKCEYFLPFVVDELLKEGKAEVTVLKSVDRWYGVTYKEDKQMVMDAIQGMKDQGIYPEKLWEDR